The DNA window ttccaacaatggctggaaggcaagcagattcggattcagtcggacaattccacggcggtggcgtacatcaaccaccaagggggaacacgcagtcgccaagcctttcaagaagtccggcggattttgacgtgggtggaaagcaaagcgtccaccatatccgcagttcacatcccaggcgtggaaaactgggaagcagactttctcagtcgccagggcatggacgcaggggaatggtcccttcacccggacgtgtttcagcagatctgttgccgctgggggacgccggacgtcgatctgatggcgtcacggcacaacaacaaggtcccagttttcatggcacggtctcacgatcaccgagcgctggcggcagacgccttggttcaggattggtcgcaattccgactaccctatgtgttcccacctctagcattgttgcccagagttctccggaaaatcaggtccgactgccatcgagccattctcgtcgctccagactggccaagaaggtcgtggtacccggatctgtggcatctcacggtaggccaaccatgggcactaccagaccgtccagatttgctgtctcaagggccgtttttccatctgagttctgcggccctgaacctgactgtgtggccattgagtcctggatcctagcggcctcaggtttatctcatgaagtagttgccacaatgagacaggctagaaaaccatcctcagctaagatctatcacaggacgtggaagatattcttagcttggtgctcggctcagagggtttctccctggccatttgcattgccaatttttctttccttcctgcagtctgggttggaaaaaggtttgtcgcttagctctcttaagggtcaagtctccgcgctatccgtattctttcagaagcgcttggcacggctttctaaagtacgcacgtttctccaaggagtttctcatatcgttcctccttacagacggccattggaaccctgggatctaaacaaggttctcattgctctccagaagccgcctttcgagcctttgaaagaggtttccctttctcggctttcacaaaaagtggtttttcttgtggcggtcacgtctcttcgtagagtgtccgagctagcggcgttatcttgcaaatctcccttcctggtgtttcaccaagacaaggtagtactgcgtccaattccagagttttctcccaaggtggtttcttcctttcatctcaatcaggatatcactttgccatctttgtgtccgcatccagttcaccaatttgaaaaaggtttacatctgttggacctggtgagagcactcaggatttacatttctcgcacggcgcctatgcgccgttctgatgcgctctttgtcctagtcgctggtcagcataagggatcgcaagcttccaaatccaccctggcgcggtggatcaaggaaccaattcttcacacataccgttctgctgggcttccgattccatctggactgaaggcccattctaccagagccgtgggtgcgtcctgggcattgcggcatcaggctacggctcagcaggtgtgccaggcggctacctggtcgagtctgcacacgtttaccaaacactatcaagtgcatacctacgcttcggcagatgccagcctaggtagacaggtccttcaggcggcggtggcccacctgtaggaaagggctgcctgacagcccgatcacgaggtatctttttacccacccagggactgcttttggacgtcccaattgtctgggtctcccaattaggagcgaaaaagaagaagggaattttgtttacttaccgtaaattccttttcttctagctccaattgggagacccagcacccgccctattgttcttagggtttcgtttttcgggtgcacatgttgttcatgttgtttcttaagttctccgatcttgttatcggattgaatttgttttttgaaactgttattggctttcctccttcttgctttggtactaaaactgaggaatccgtactcctacgggagggtgtatagccagaaggggaggggccttacacttttaagtgtagtactttgtgcggcctccggaggcagtagctatacacccaattgtctgggtctcccaattggagctagaagaaaaggaatttacggtaagtaaacaaaattcccttcatatatatatatatatatatatatatatatatatatatatatatatatatatatatatatatatatatatatatatatatattttactatttCAGGGTTCGAGTTGTTTTGATCActtggtgtattttttttttttggtggaggGGCAGAAAGCAAAAATGCAGttcttgcattttttattttttttcacaatgCTTAATGTTGTGGATTAATTTAATTTTTCCATGGTCATATTAAATATTAAAGAATTTTAGGGATGCAGCAATTCCAAAtgtgttatttattttattttctaaattttttaatttttggtTTTGAATCATGAATAGGGGAAAGGAAGTTAATAAGaataaaaaatttttaaaataattgttgtttttttttttttctttctttatacacgtgtgtgtatattatattatattacattatatattattattactaataagatattttttttaaatatataatttatattagttttattattattattattattattattattattattattattattattattttttaatctgACTATTTATACATCTGGCTTTGGAGGAGGTTGTATAttaatttattgcttttttttttcgtGCAGAATTTGATTTTCCTGTTCGGGGTCACCTTGAAATTGGGGAGGATTTGGACATCATCAGGCAGAGGTGCGCTGTCCCCGCAGTCATGCTGCTCTTGTGACGGCAGAATTATATAATCAGTGGGTAATTTCCCATAATGGGCTTTGCCCGGAGGCGTTTTCCATCCTGCGCTCCTGCGTCTGTGTGTGATGTGACAGGGTCGTGCACACGTCGCCTTTATATCACTTGCGGAGCCCGTGAATGGGACAATTACAGATAATTAGCCCTGCGCCCTCCGGGTCCGGCTTTGTCACATCGGGGACACGTTGTACTGTGTGCATGGAAAGCGCCAGGTCTCCGGGCTGTAATGATGGCGGCTGTGACGTGTGTCTGTCCTGTTCTTCCAGGCGTCTCTCGCACATATCTGGGAACCGCTGTTATTACCTGCGTGGGGCCGGATCCCTGTTACAGCACGCGCTGGTGAACTTTGCCTTCACCAAACTGGTAAAGAAGGTAAACTTAGTTCTTTTTTTTAGtggctaagccagcccccttctttaTCCATACACTGGAGGGGCCCGGCCGCTGGGACCTGCACAAATTGGAAACTTCTCTCACCGTTCCTTGAtgtctgctccattcattctccatgGTGCTGCCGGAAAGCTGAGCGCAGCATTCGGTGGCCCCATAGGGAATGACTGCAGCGGCAGTTGTGTATGCTAAAAGGGGTTGTTTTCTTCCCAACAGTCGGACCCctgccaatttttatttttttataaatgttttcctctttctctctgtgtTGCAGGGCTTTATCCCCCTCTCCGTGCCGGACATGCTGAGAGGAGCCGTATTTGTGAGTCTAATTCATTTTGCATCTTTTTGGGTTGCCGGAGGCGGCTCACCACAGCCATGCTGCTTTTATATCTGGCACCATCATAGCAAAGTCCTGAAAATTGGGGTTTTGTGTATTCCTATTAGTCTCCGATCAGATATCCATCTAAAGTCGGATAATTTGCCTCTGATTAATGCCTCCTTAAAGGGCCGGTTCTTGCTCCTGTCACTAGCAGTCATGgattccccccccctccctttgGCTGCTGATCAGCATAGGGAGACCACATCACTCTATTGTTTTGTGTTTTGGTGCTtgtctgccccctcctgaccttacactccccccatgacCCAGGAAGGTTGCGGCATGCAGCCGACCGCCCACAGCTCGCAGGTCTACAGCCTGGATCCATCCACACACCCCGACCTGCACCTAGCGGGGACCTCGGAGGTCGGAATCGCAGGTAATTACATGTTCAGGCCTCGCTGTACAGAGTAGTCGGTGCATCCCTGATCACGGGCGATTTGCCGGTAGGTTGGGGAAGATTCTGTTCTGGTCACATCTCATTTTTGGTCATTTTCAGGTTATTTTATGGATCATGCAGTAGAGCTGTCAGAGCTGCCCATCCGGTGAGTTACTTTCTGAGATCTAAGGGTTCCCCGGTGCCGCTCACCTTGGGATGTGATTGGCATTGATGGCCTTGTTTCGGCACATACCTGCCCGGATGCGTGCACAATTGTCAGGTCATGCTCACCGGTCCTGGATAAGGATAGGAGCGCCATATCTGTGGATTGTGCACACATCCTAGCAGGTATGAGTCGACCATTCCTGATGCAGAAATTGGTGGCAGCAAATCATTCCTTTAGTTTGTGAAGAACATCTGCAAGACCCTGACAATACGATGATCCACACCCATCTGAGGTGTTTCTGCCTCCTCCATATTCTTCTGTTTTCTTCGGCAGGACCGTTTGCTGCAGCACATGTTACCGAGCAGAGACTGATACCGGCCGAGAAACGTGGGGTCTCTACCGAGTTCACCATTTCACCAAGGTCACTGTCTTTCTTCGGGGGGGTCTTGCAGTACAATCTTTTCTCTCAGGAGCTGTGGGGTTTCTTTGGGCACAGTCCTTTCTCTCTGGAGCTATAGGGTGTCTTGGGGCACAGTCTTCTCTCTCCGGAGCTGTGGGGTCTCTTTGGGCACAATCCTTTCTCTCCAGAGCTGTCGAGCCTCTTTGGGCACAGTCTTCTCTCTCCGGAGCTGTGGGGTCTCTTTGGGCACAATCCTTTCTCTCCGGAGCTGTGGGGTCTCTTTGGGCACAATCCTTTCTCTCCGGAGCTGTGGGGTCTCTTTGGGCACAATCCTTTCTCTCCGGAGCTGTGGGGTCTCTTTGGGCACAGTCCTTTCTCTCCGGAGCTGTGGGGTCTCTTTGGGCACAGTCCTTTCTCTCTGGAGCTGTGGGGTCTCTTTGGGCACAATCCTTTCTCTCTGGAGCTGTGGGGTCTCTTTGGGCACAATCCTTTCTCTCCGGAGCTGTGGGGTCTCTTTGGGCACAGTCCTTTCTCTCCGGAGCTGTGGGGTCTCTTTGGGCACAGTCCTTTCTCTCTGGAGCTGTGGGGTCTCTTTGGGCACAATCCTTTCTCTCTGGAGCTGTGGGGTCTCTTTGGGCACAATCCTTTCTCTCCGGAGCTGTGGGGTCTCTTTGGGCACAATCCTTTCTCTCCGGAGCTGTGGGGTCTCTTTGGGCACAGTCCTTTCTCTCCGGAGCTGTGGGGTCTCTTTGGGCACAGTCCTTTCTCTCTGGAGCTGTGGGGTCTCTTTGGGCACAATCCTTTCTCTCTGGAGCTGTGGGGTCTCTTTGGGCACAATCCTTTCTCTCCGGAGCTGTGGGGTCTCTTTGGGCACAGTCCTTTCTCTCCGGAGCTGTGGGGTCTCTTTGGGCACAATCCTTTCTCTCTGGAGCTGTGGGGTCTCTTTGGGCACAGTTCTTTCTCTCCGGAGAGGTGCTCACCATTTTTCGCATCCCTTTGCAGGTGGAGATGTTTGGCGTCACCGCTGATGAGACTGGTACCGAGAGTCAGGAGTTACTGGATGAATTCCTTGATCTGCAGAAAGAGATTTTCTCCGATCTGGGGTTGCACTTTCAGTAAGTAAAATATGGTCGGAGGCTTGAGGCAGCAATGGTGGTCGTGTGAATTAGTTACTGGATTTCCATTACTTCATTTTACACTATGCCTGCTGCCATTAGTGCTGACAACCCCTATGGAGCCCATGATGGAAGGTGTGAACGAGGCCAGAGACGTCACCAGTTTTCTTTCACATTGGGTGACCAGAGATCAAAAAATTGCTGATATTTCCATGAAGTGTTTAAAAGACGCTCCTTGGGTAGACAGTAGAGTCTGAAGAAGGCGTCTCTTTGGTTTTCCTGTTGTGTTTCTGTActtgtaatggaatccagctcacccacgcctgacctcaccgcacctcagacacggatccggccctgccccggccgcagcaatgagaaatgaaggaaagcgatccagctgagtgaccaggtgatttattcagtgcaatacagacatggcataatcgtggttaacgcgtttctggcttaacgcccttaatcataaccttatgattaagggcgttaagccagaaacgcgttaaccacgattatgccatgtctgtattgcactgaataaatcacctggtcactcagctggatcgctttccttcatttcgtGTTTCTGTACTCTTGGTTCGCACCGGTCATAGGTAGCCATATTGCTTATTTATGGGAACCCTTTGCACCCTATATGGCGGTATTGTCTGCACTTCACTTTATCCTTTCAGATGGCTGCAGCATTTTTGGCATTGTAGACTAGTACCGAACATGTCAAAGTGTGCAGACCCCCGACTGTGTCCAGTtattcgccttttttttttttcttttccttatgTCTCCAGTGTTTTGGAAATGCCAAGTGAGGAACTTGGGCTCCCCGCTTACAGAAAATGTGACATCGAGGCCTGGATGCCGGGGCGAAGGAATTACGGAGAGGTGCATACTCCATAATATTCCCTACTCGTGCGGCAAAGAGAGCAGCTCCTGTCCTTGTAGTACCAGAGCTGTCAGCAGAGGGCGCTACCCGGGGGTCATTATTTATACACATTTACCTCCATATAGAGCTTATAATGAAATTATTCTTATTATTTCCCTTACCCCCAAGATTTCCAGTGCATCAAACTGCACCGATTTCCAGAGCCGGAGGCTGAACATCATGTACCGGAGACCGGATGGAGCGCTGCGGCATGCCCACACGGTGAGATTACTAAACCCCACCCAGAAAGTCGCCATTGCCCAAATCGGCCGTCAGTGCTGTGCGCTAAAGTGTCATCTGAAGCTGCAAAAACATTTGGCACATGGCTGATATATTGATGATCTATTCTTTCGGTGGCTCATCAATATGTATCAGTAATCCGGCACCCCCACGATCAGCTGTTCGCAGGTCCCGTGGCTGCCACATGTGCATGGTAAAGGTCCTATAGACCCTTATAGGGCTGCAGATCGCTGTGCCCTGATGAAATGTAGCCAGGATGCTAACTAAGATTTTAATTATTATCATTTTaccaatttttcagcattttgtaatgcCCGATAGTCCAGCACCACAGCTCCAGCATGGTCTCGTCTGTGTCCCATTAAATGCTGGTAATGCCACAGCCTGGCACCAGTATTGAGTCTTTATCTTGTATAATTACAGATTAACGGCACGGCCTGCGCGGTCCCCCGGCTTATCATTGCCATTCTGGAATCCAACCAGTTAAAGGTGAGTCCTAAAGTGTTTTCATAACTGGTCTAATTTTAATGCGACCCCTCCGCTACCCCCTATTGTCAGGACATTTATGCAATCGATTGACGATTATCTACGAGGCTGTGGCTGTTTCTACTACTAGGCTGATTATTAGGAAGCACACAGTGAGGGTATTGTATGTACATGACCAGATTCCAGCACAttgaatatatatattatatacagtgtatgtaatatatatattatataatttctcCCCAAAACCATCACTGTCAATTTTcacaataacccaagaaaaactactcgctgccaccaccaatcgtttATACGGGTGGATTGGACACCCATTAGAGGTAACGTTTGATTTCGGGGTTGCATATTATAGAACTAGAGGAACgcagctattaaattttatatatttaatccaaaagagTACACAGGGTTTATAAAATATAATGAAGATTTTACAAAAGGGAACAGTACCATATAATATAGACCATTACATCAAATAAGAAGGCTAAATAAAAGAAAATGACTACACCTGGGTCACTGAAATGAGTTATACATGGGGGAGGTACTCCTTAATAAAACGTAGAACAACCCTATACGTTGATCTATCCTCCTGGCGTTGTACAAAGCAAAAAATGTGCTGCATACCTTTTTATTAACACCAGTCACCTCCTCTCTAGACATGGGATGTGTCTTCAGTTTCCAGAAAATTATGGAACCTCAATCTCCGGGGTATTTTGGCCCCTGAGGGTTCACAGGCGGAAGAAATTACTGTCATCTTTCCTATAATGAATTTACCTGTTCATAGATAGGAAACATGACGTTGTTAATTTCATCTCGTTGGCTGATATTAATTTGGGGATGATGCTCTGACCTCCAAAATTATGAGAAAATATTCATGTTCTTCCTCTGATGATCGATGTGCCTCCCATAACTGTAGGACGTCTGCACACCCTGATATTTAGAACTATGCTGGTGCCTGATCAGTGAGGGCCCTGGTTTGCTGGTTTCTAATGGCTATTTTCTCCGCACTTATGTACACAAAACTCAGACTGGCTGTCTATCTTACCAGTTTTAATTATTTATCCACGCTGGGGGGTCCTAGCTTCACTCAAGAGCCCTTTCTCTAGTTAATTAATTTTTCTCACTTCACCATTTATAATTGATGCTATGTTTTCAGTGTGTTGCTGGGATTTATATCCATGACACCCCCTCCCCATCCTAACCTTTCCTGCTTCTGCCATGAACCCCTCACTACCAATCAATCCCTAATGGGGCTTGTGCATTATAATAAAACATGGCCGCCTCCTTCTAAAATCTGGATTACATTCAGATTTTGCTGTTATGTTCTATTGACTTTAATGAGGCTGTAATACCAGATGTAACCTGTGGACAGATGTGGTGCTGTTTTTGAAGGGAAGTGGACATGTTCTTCTAATCCTGGACTGTCCCTTTTACTGTAAGTCTGATTGGATGAAGATGGCTGTAGATGGAACGTACTTCTGATATCTCTTAAAGGGATCATCTAGTACTTTGACACTAATAGCCCATCCAGTATCTGATTGGTTGTGGGTCTGCCACCTGGTACCTCCATTTATCAGCTGGTGTGCTCGCCATAGCCATGAGTAGAGGGAGTCGGTGTAGGTGTGACCACCTCTCCTGTCACCGCTGGTCGGGCAGTAGGCAGATTGGGGGACTATTGTTCTGGACGGGGAGGTCGGACCCTCCTCTATTATTGTGTGCCCTCTGTCCTCTCCATGTCATTGTCCTCCTGTGGCACCGCTCTTACACTCTGATGTCTCGTCTTTTCTTCTCCAGGATGGCCGGGTTCGTGTCCCTGAGGTCCTCCAGCCGTTCATGGGCGCTGACGTCATAGACAAACCGTCGTACACTCCACAGAAATACATCGGACCGAACCAGAGAAAGAAGCCTAACAAGATGTGACCTCGTGTCTGGGGCGGAGAGGTCGGAGCCGGATGAAAGGACGGACGTGCCAAGAGCCTTCCCTAGTTACATGTTATTTTATGTCTGGTCTCCATTTGTGTTGTATCCTTTAGAGTTGGGCAAAAATACTCTcaggaccctggtccagcagcCACATTGCTAGTCCATGGCCGCCAGACCAGACGTCTGTGAACCCCTCTACCTGCCGGCATCCTCGGTGCCTATCTTTAATTAGCCGCTCCTGTGCAATGTTATAGTTTTGGCTTAAGGCATGTATGATGTCCCACCTGGCCGGCTACTGGCAATAGGCTTCAGGGATAGCAGGACTACCAACACGGCCATTGGACCAGCATCCTGCCACTCTTTTTGCACAGCTCTAGCTCTTACTATAGAGGCAATGATAATGGGGAAGGCGTCTGCTTCTGTTACATAGTGATGACCtgcagctgccactagggggagccccatgCATACAAATTTATATAACTCCCATTGCACTTGCTGTGTGACTCTGCAGtagact is part of the Anomaloglossus baeobatrachus isolate aAnoBae1 chromosome 9, aAnoBae1.hap1, whole genome shotgun sequence genome and encodes:
- the SARS2 gene encoding serine--tRNA ligase, mitochondrial, with amino-acid sequence MAARMLLRLCVRSTCLGLSGTRALSTGESVLPSRLYEYVREGYCSRPQLDMETLSRDIDAAERELSERRPGRPAEGELRALVEIWEELQTLRQDIHSLEEEKSQVANEVKEMTLTHDRQALPLIPRFLTIRTRGKEIRHQLTALYRQENDLEESFYTRALKLPNRTHPGTPVGDESNARVLEVVGQKPEFDFPVRGHLEIGEDLDIIRQRRLSHISGNRCYYLRGAGSLLQHALVNFAFTKLVKKGFIPLSVPDMLRGAVFEGCGMQPTAHSSQVYSLDPSTHPDLHLAGTSEVGIAGYFMDHAVELSELPIRTVCCSTCYRAETDTGRETWGLYRVHHFTKVEMFGVTADETGTESQELLDEFLDLQKEIFSDLGLHFHVLEMPSEELGLPAYRKCDIEAWMPGRRNYGEISSASNCTDFQSRRLNIMYRRPDGALRHAHTINGTACAVPRLIIAILESNQLKDGRVRVPEVLQPFMGADVIDKPSYTPQKYIGPNQRKKPNKM